The genomic stretch TGTTAATTGAGAGAAAATTATTAAGGAAATCTAAGAAGGGAGTATGTGTGCTTTTGCTATTTTCTAAAATGTGAGTAGATAATAGACagaggtaaaaataaatacaaattgttAAGGATTTACTTTAAGGTTAATGTGAGGTTAGCTTGGGACAATTCCCTATCTGCTGGCATAGTGAATCGAGGGCactcttgttctctgtctctctgacagCTATGCTCAACAACCTTACACATGCCATAATTCTTTTCCTGGAGCATCTGTGAATGTCTCAATAAAGGTATCTTTGCCTGGACACTCACACTGCCCAACTGTCTGCCAAGGAAGATAACTGAAGGGGAACAGACTTCTAAGTTTGTACAAAGACCTGGTTGTTGATCCATACTACTTTATTTAATCAGGCATCACTGCCAAGTAGTAATATTAAAATGGATTTAAGATGATCCATTAATACAGCGTGTCTACTGGTATCATGGACACCACTCTACGAGAGTAGTGAGATTGGATGCTGTCTACTACAACCACATTCACGATGTCATATAATGAAGGTGTATAACCAGGCAGAGTATGCAGAGAGTCCAAATTAAAAAAGATGCTGGCTTCCACCACACCAGTTCTTCCATCAACGCTGGTCACACAGACCTATGAAGGGAAATGAAGGCAGTGAGTATGGAGAAGCAGAACCCACCACAGACGGCCCTCAACAACCCCTTGGCTGTAAACAGCAggtcccccaccccatcactgATTCTCATCCTGGACACACAGGGAAAGTGAGTCGATACATCTGAGTCACCGTTCTACCCCTCTCCTATTAAAGCAGAGAAACAAGATGAGCCCTGGGCTACTGATAAGAGGATGAACCCTGCATGCTTCACCCGCTACCTCCCTGGCTTCACATCTCATTCTCAGGCTGTACTAATCAAGGTCTtactccaccccccaccccaccccacccccctcctCATCAGCAGATTGAACACCTCAAACCCAGGGCACTTAGTTTCCCCACAATTGCCTCAGAGCTAAGACACTTTGTAACTGTTGTCCACAGAACATCCTAATGTCAAGTAAAACACACAACCTAGGAATTAAGTATGTGTGTATTCTACATTATTTTCTGCTAATTTCCTTTTCAATCAGTGAATGTGTCCACTTTGGCAGGGGATATACTGCCAGACATACCAAACAAAGTCCTGGGCTAAAAAAGCGATCAGTAcccatgacaaaggcaacatgGAAGCATATTACCTCTCTGatactctgtgagttcaggggGCTCACAGAGTGAATGCTCATGTTTGAGGTTCCCGGCTTCATGGAATACTCAACCAGCAACAAGTCTCCTTTGAAAGGCTTAAATTCTAAAACAGCCAAGAAAATTAGCAGTGTAAATATTATTGCACTCAGGTCATGTCACGTTACCTAAGACCCTTCATCTCTGCAATGTGCTGACCAACATATCCTGACTGTAAATACTTGCACTGGACAGATATCTCAAATATCTTCTTACAGGAAGGGAGACTAAAGCCCTTTAAACACTGGTTCTTCTACAATGATTTATTCATGAGACATGGATAACTAACAACTGCGTGTCTCAGAGGGAAAGTTTTGGCTAGGAGCACCTTATTTTCTCATCAAGTGGACATTTTGGTATCTCCTTTGGTGGTGGCAGGCAGGTACACAATAGGATCACATGCTTGAACCTCGGTAGCTAGGCTAGGGACAAAATATGAGAATCTATCTGTTGAATATTCTGGAaagaggacagaaggagagagacctATCTGCACCTTTGCTTTGAagtgatggaggcattttcaagATAAACTCTTATACTTGTGTGACTCTGTCACTGACTCTACTTTCCATGTACCCTGATGCATGCACAAAGTTTatgctcccagcactcagaagggtaAGGGATAGATTTCCTAAGGTCATGAACAGTCctcagatacatagtgagtttcaagtaAGTTTGAGGAATcctatatgaaaacaaaacaggcaaagaAATAAATAGTGAAACCCTCATGGGTACACGATGACAGCATTCACGGGGGACAGGATCGCTAGGCAATATTTAAAGTATTTCCCATTTTCCCCTTTATTGTACCTTACTTTCAGTTTCAAGGACACTTCCCACACTCTTCATCTATGCTTTTAAAGTCTATAAATCTTACCTCCCGAAAACAGCTGGACAGGGAAAAAATTTTCCTGACTGATATAGACGTTGTCCTGTGTTACTGAGGTGACACACCTAATACAAAGTCTTTTATTGACTTCTGAAAGGTCAGTACCGCCAACAGAATTATTCATGGCTTTCACCTATAAGAGAAGGAGACAGTGGCtaaaggtaaaataaaacttACAGGCAGAAGTTTGTACACTTACCAAGGATTTCCTGTTGACGGAATTTTTGTCCCACGTGGCCCACTGCCATTTAATtccaaacaaatacacagaggcttctattaattataaactgtttggcaaaTGGCTCAGACTTCcttttggctagctctgtcttaattattgacctatttctattaaactatctATTGCCCTGagactgtggcttacctgtaatgcactggcatgttactcctttggtggctacaaggcgtctctctgtatttctttccAGCCTCTTTTTGTagaggaaaatgttgagagatcagaaagaaggagcaagacactgccacaccttacctccttccagtctcagcagacaagagggTCAGTTCCTCtttttccctgcttatatcctgtttctgcccaactACCTCGCTTCCTATCTGCCAGTACAGACCTCcatacctctatggttagctagtggcaactTCCATTTTccgaccttcagacaggctttatttgcacaagcaagatatcaccacaattccccaTCAAACAACAGCATTTAAGGAGTTGACCTAACACAGTTGTAAGGGTGCTTTCAGGACATAGGGTTCCTTGTCTGAGACAATGGACCTCATTATTTGTGCCAAAATAGCCCTCCTGTCGCAGAAATCTTTTTTACAACTGTTCTCAAACTTACACAATACATTTCCATTAAAGATGCATCATGGAAAAAAAGATATATCATGGACCAGACGTGATGGCATCAATTGTGGCTGTGCTTGCTCTATGGATTGGCAAGTGACTTGCAAATGTGAATTTTACACTGATGCTTAATGCTCTCATAAACTTACCTTCTGATCTTAGAAATACAGTGCTCAACCATGTAAAGTATTTTGTCTTTTAGAATTATTAATGAAATCTTTgtgtttttcaattttcatttgtcACATAAAATGTGTATTACAATAGAATTttgtgacacacacatatatgaacatgtatACTTATTTCACAAATCATAAAAGTTATTATTAACAAATTTCTAAAGAACTTAAAAGTTAGAAtgaatttcttaaattttatttaattctcatggtttatcttttcccttttctgtgtgtggggtttctctgtgtagctttggaaccttccctggaactcactctatagcccaggctggcgtttaactcacagagttcttcctgcctctgcctcctgagtgctgggattaaaggcgtgggccaccaatgtcCAGATCACACTGTATTCTTAATTGTAGGATTGTAATGACAGTCATTGACAATTAATTCAGAAactacaataaattttaaaatttgttttactcattcattcagtttttttttttttttttgctattggaATCTCtatgcatatacaaacacatataaccAAATCAAAgtaaagaaagtatttttaaaacctaCTTCTAAACAAGTTATAGTCATGGTTGAAACTCAAATTAGGAAACATTTTTGCACATTTACCCAGAAAATGCTTAGACTGAGTGATATTGGTGGGGTAATTTGAGGAAATGtgctttttggtgtgtgtgaagGAAGAGAAACGGGTTACCTGGGACACGGGAGTGGAACAGAATATAGTCGTCAGAGAGAAGAATGAGCAGCACAAGTTTGGAGaacaaggaagaagagagcaTGCTATTCCCTGACTGGACCTGGCTTCAGAAGCAGGAGATGAAGTGGGAGAAAGAACCCCATCAGAAGAGACTGCACCCCAAGTGTGCTAGGGATCCGTTCACGTGAATGTGGAAGAATACTAATAACCTGCCTTTGGAGAATTATGACCTTACTGCAGGGAATTTCcctttgaaattttcatgaatTAAATAATGCACTTCTCTATCCAAATATAGAATAATCACATGAGCACACAGCAGAAAACCATCTCCTACAAAACCATACTGGATAATTCCATTATCCAGAAAGAGTGAGTGGCTACCAGTTTGAAAATCAAAACTGAATCTCGTTCATGCTATTAAAATATCACATGAATACACACCAAAGTGTGGCAGAAAGGGCCATCTGGAATCACAATGGTACATGCATAATAATTAGTGAGCTGTGTTCCTCATCATGTGACACTTTGAATGCACTCGTTATGATAGTTACTGTCCTAAGAGCACTCATGGAAACTGGAGTCACTGACGTCAAAGGCTGTGGCATAACTTTTCCAAACCTAAATAATTGCTGTTGCCACCTTTCACTCAGTGTATGACCTACTATTAGAGCAGATGGGATGATCCTTTCTCTCGGATCCTTTGCAGCAAGGAGTGAAGAAGTTGGCTCCTGTCTGACTACTCACCGTCACCGCTATCAGTAAGCAAGGGGAAGAGCATCACAGACTGAGCAATCTGCATTCTGACTCTCCACCAGCCACAGACATACTGTACCTTGAAGAATTCCTGAGTTTTCCGGGAAAACTTGCATTCTCccagttctcatttttttttttttttttggtttttcaagacagggtttctctgtgtagctttggagcctgtcctggaactcactctgtagaccagactagactcaaactcagagatccacctgcctctgcctcccgagtgctgggattaaaggcgtgtgctaccaacgcccagcccagttctgattttttttttgaaatagaaatACAACCATCAATCATATCAAAGAATACAGGTAGATTATTagacatataaagaaaaattctaagaTACTGTTGGTCCTCACAAACAAATGTAGTAGAGTGGATAGTCTAATTCATTGTATAGGAGCACGTGGAAGCCAGTTATAAAACAAGGTATGTATCCTTCTCTTAGCACCCTTATATCAAATACAGGATGACTAAATATTTACATGCCAATGCGTGTAAAGAGTTCTGGAAGAAATACCAGGGAACCTAGTCAGTGTATAGGgcctgtaattccatcacttAGGAGAAGTCACAGACAAGGAGGATGGCTCCAAGTTTGAGGGTTCATAGTCAATTTGAGGACATGTGATGCACAAAGTTAAGACTTTGTCACCTAAAACTTcaatgaataaatatgtaaaacagaaaatcatttaTCAGGGTGGTTCTTTGTTTAAAACAATGCCTTATATTGTATCCTTGGATGACCTGAACATATTATGTAAAGCAGTCTATCCAACTCACAAATattccatctacctctgcctcctgaatattaCAACAAACGCATTAAACTCGCCCTAAGTCTACATAAGTGTCTGCTTAATCCAAGGGAGATACCTTGATTGCTCTCAGTACATGAGATGTTTCATCTTCTTCAACGAGAGCAATGACACTGCCTCCGATGTTCACAGGCACGTTGTCACTGACCACTTCAGTATTGAAAAAGATGGATTCATTAATCCAGCCATAGTCAGAACAAAGATGGGTCACAATTCCCTGGATAGACTTCAACTTGGAGTTATCTATGGTACACGGAAACAAAGGTCACACTGTCAAATGCAAAGAGCCACTAAACAGAAGTCGTAGTCTGACTTCTAACACCTGTGTAGATGTGAGCACATACCATCACTGCTCTGACCAAAATAACTATTTCTGCAGCCTAAGGTTGTCACTGTGCCTCCATGGCATCTGCAGGTGACCTGTGCCAGTAGAGTGCAAGGGATGTGCTCATCTTATCTGCTCAGGAAGCCTCTTTGAATTCCCATTATTACTAGTGTATGCCTGCCTCGTCGTCAGTAGCAAACGCACAGCCATGTTTCTGCATTCTGACAGAGCATTAAACGATATGTGCAGATACAAGGATACGTTTCCAAATTGTCTCTTACTCTCCATAAGCATAAAGGGTAAGTAATGTTTCGGGATGTGGCTCCAGTAGCCTGCTGGGACCACCAGGCACCTTCCTCTGTGGTACCCTCCTTATGACCGACTCTGCCTCCTGGCTTCAGATACATGTGTACGTGGGAAACAAGGCCAAATTCACTCTCAAAGTGAGATggtccccttctctggggaataCAAAGGCATCTTGTAAGGGGAAGCCGGAGACAGTACAGCCCACATAGACTTGTGTTCTTTGAGTTGGTCCAGACACCCTCCTGCGTTGGTCCACCAAGGGCGCTTGAGGCACAGTTAGACAGTGCTGGCCTAACTGTCGGGAACTCAGGCTTACCCTCATGCTCAACAGCCACTCAGGATGGCGGCAGGCCCCTCCCCCTATTTGTTGCCTCACCACTCCTCACGTGGAGgataccctttctgaggagtctCCTGAGTGAAGGATAAGGAGACTCCAACAGGCATACCTTGAGGTTGTTCCTGCAGTGTTTCTTCAGACTCCGTGCCCCTCCGAAAGATAGCTGAAACCCGGCGTAGAAGATTCATCTTGGTGGTTTACTACCAGCCCGGGCAATGCCGAGGCTTACAGATGAATCTGCAGGCAGGCTTTCCTGGCTCTCAGGATCTGGCCCTGTTTGTCTTCCCAAGCCTTTGCAAGATGGTGGTGGACAGCTAAAGGCGCCCTCAGGAGAGCCAGGACCAGGGCACCTGGCTCACTGCAGGGAGCTTCCCTTCAAGCGCCCTCTCCGAGAAGAGTCCGCCTCTTTCCACTGCCAGCCAATGAGAGTCAATGGGGTGTTTACGTCACTGCTCCAGCCAATGAGAGGCACTGGGCAGAGGCATTTGGCCACACCCACCCATTGTGAGAGCAGCAACAGGAAGGTCTCTGGAAAATCTGCTTCTGGTGTGTCCTTGGGGTACTCAGTTTGTGTGTAAGGGGTGTGTTTCCTACATGTTCCTGATAGGGCCAGGGGTTTGTCTTAGGAGGTCTGACAGAAACCCTTGTCCCTGCAATGTCCCCCAATCATGTTTGGTGATAAGCATAAGCATGAGCCAGAAGGTTAGggtagttaagaacactgctcttcatgagggcctgggttcggttaacagcacccacatggccactcacaacctAAAATTCTAGTTACATGAgttccagtgctctcttctgtcctctcccaGACCAGGGATGCAAGTGGTGCCCACATAgacaagcaaaacatccatatatagCTGGACTTGTAGCCTATACCATCAATGCCACTAATGCTAGCACTATGAAGACGgattgaaagaccccgccccttagctctctctttctcaagtttgccttcTCCTCCGGTTGGCGGCTGGTGGGGCGCGCGCAGCGGATgcgcttccccgatccccaccccgccggcctccacttcccctgCCGCCCCACGCCCGGCCACCGGCtccctcccaagccttcaccccggcagggcccGCGCCCCGGGCCgcccgcctggcaccgcgccccggggctggggccgagcgagGAGCCCGCGAGGCGGCCAGAGGCAGGCCGGCCCGGGGCCCCCTCCCCCGCGCCCCCGCCCTATGGGGaacgctccgtcccaaggtcagccatctggacgcggaggaaGACGAGATAGAACCAAGGACGTTTCGCCTGATTACCAGACCTTGGGAGAATGCTGATTTggaataactctgtacctcattaaattgtccaatagaatccctgtaactatgcttttcgcttctgcactgcgcttttgctatataaggacctctctcccttggctcggtgcgcttggcctaacagaagctaagccgccccgggtacccgagtctctaataaagcctcttgctttttgcatccaagttcgtggtctcgctgattcctgggtgcgggtctccttctacgaaagtacctcttctggggtctttcatttgggggctcggTCCGGGATCGAGACCCGCCCAGGGACCACCGACCCACGTTTGGGAGGTAAGTGTTGTGCGGATCcgctgtcttgtcttgtcttgtctgtctgtctgtctgaatccgTTTTATGAACTGCGCTTGCATCTGTAGTAAACAGCTGCATACATTTGTATTTGGCGGCTCCGAGGAGGAACTGACAGGTTCGGACTCCCGACCTCGGCTCCAGGAGACGTCCTGGTAGCGATTGAGGCCTTAGTGGGCTCAcctttgtacttttgtttttgagctgAGAGCTCAcctttgtacttttgtttttgagctgAGATCTATGACTGGAcatcttcccagtctctttgGAGAAGGCCCTCGGCTTGAGGGATTTGCAGTCTTTACTGGGGACGAAGAAGGGAGGCCCCCTTCTTCGACCCCCTCTCAAATCTTACTTTCGACTCTCTGTCGAAACCGCGCTGCGAAAGCCTGTTCTGTGttgtttggtctttgttttgtaGTTGATGTGCATAAACGCAAATGGATTACTCTTTGTTCCTCAGAATGGCCAGCCTTTGACGTGGGCTGGCCGCGGGATGGTACCTTTAACCCCCAAAATATATTTCAGGTAAAAGAGAAGACACCTGAGGTACTCCCCCCGGGAGAATTGACTGAGGAGCCCCCACCATCGCTCCCCCACCTGACCCTTCACCAATGGCTCACCGACTAAGAGGTCATAGGGAACATGGCTACAAGGCCACCATCTGCTACCCAtctttctgtgctccacacacatggaaTGCAGGGGGGCCGCAGgagtctttttcccacccctggattggccaagggtctggggttaccagcagcacccctaccccaggtctctctgccttgagcacatggagcttgAGCGTAtaaacttatctggcctgatccggacatctaaacggccttaaagttattaagaactgtaaaaagactttaataaaatttttatgttgactaagaaatgagaaaaaaatataagagacttaagtaataaagagggaaaggaaaaaagaaaacttgtctaaaaatgtctaagagagtcagagaaatgaactaaaaggttatagaaagttaaagcaagtcatagcagagaagattgttacagaaagttatagagggttaaagcaagtcgtaaaaggtcagaggaaagttgttaaaagtcagaaaaaaaggtTGTTATaagtcaaagaaaaatataaactgggctatggtttctcatgtctacaaataataaatttttaaaaaataataatataagctaaaattttaaccatattaagctaattctgttttaaaaagtcctgtttatttctcaagtaaattatatatacttgttttaaaatgttctgtttcccgGTAGCCAGCACATGGCAAAATGGTCACATGACTTGACTGgtcgccattttgctaaagttaaaaaaagaatacttaaaccgccatcttgactaaaggtgaccgcatggaaattagaggtaccatcttagaaacaagtttttcaattaagatttaaaatgttaatgcttctatatattacagaaagaccttaagggaatttaaatttctttttaaaaccagtttttttaatgtttgtttttattaatgtttgtacttaaagagcttcaatttagaattatttttgagcaaagcctgacaatgtaaagtttttgttttatgaaagatGCTGATCTATTATAAGATATTACAGTTTATGTTTTAGAAATAAGTTTAGGATGTTGATAACACACACTTTTAAGCTCAGGATGTAGGTAGCACACGCCTTAAGTTTAGAacattggtgacacacgcctttaatcccaccactcgggagtaagaggcagatggatctttatgagttcaaggcctgcctggtccggcagatcgaattccaggacaggctccaaagtcacagaaaaaccctgcctcagaaagaagttaagctactgtttaaggaatataaggtagctctatgcagttttaagttcagctgtgctGTTTCAAACAtcttactaagttaaaaccagttacagtcagactaaaaattatttacagaaataagaccttacctagccacctgtatacttaatgtgtgcttaaggcaagtaattaaaacagacaaacagacctctaatgcttcagagatcttcagaatatggcatttaaattgttatctttaaagtttataatgtcagacagactgccagatcctgacagtgacccaaagtctccaaggAAGATTACGAGGCACCTCAGTTCccgcacctggaccagtgagcgagatgctcagatgtgaaacctgctgcctgccagaacctggccgagactgtggacaaagatgctggacactggaaaattgattgtacccctttgcctagacaaaacaaggtcagtcttttccatgtccctcttccatagaaagaaaaaaaaaaactctcacaatataggcctggcgaagattgctgttctttgagacagctgcctccaacggtaatggagaaacttgggtatggctaactgtatatagactggcttctgtcactttttagtagattcggacaaaacatacccttctcagatctctgaaatattactggttgtcagcttgacagcatcaggcagtcagatccactatggACTAGTAAATATGTTAGCTGATAAGATAATGACTATATACTGTTCAGGCATGAgctcaaaattttaaagtttattttggttgtcatctaagtacaaacttaaagggcttttcattaggccaaaggcac from Cricetulus griseus strain 17A/GY chromosome X, alternate assembly CriGri-PICRH-1.0, whole genome shotgun sequence encodes the following:
- the LOC100769665 gene encoding cancer/testis antigen 55, with amino-acid sequence MNLLRRVSAIFRRGTESEETLQEQPQDNSKLKSIQGIVTHLCSDYGWINESIFFNTEVVSDNVPVNIGGSVIALVEEDETSHVLRAIKVKAMNNSVGGTDLSEVNKRLCIRCVTSVTQDNVYISQENFFPVQLFSGEFKPFKGDLLLVEYSMKPGTSNMSIHSVSPLNSQSIREVCVTSVDGRTGVVEASIFFNLDSLHTLPGYTPSLYDIVNVVVVDSIQSHYSRRVVSMIPVDTLY